The Paraburkholderia megapolitana genomic sequence GTCGGCATGCAGAACTCCGGTCTTGCCGCGACGCTCGGCAAACTCTATTTCACACCGATCGCCGCCTTGCCCGGCGCGCTGTTCTCGGTGTGGCACAACCTGTCGGGCTCGCTACTTGCTGGCTACTGGGCGGGCCGCCCAGCGCGCGGGTCGACACGGGCCGCGCGGGCCGATACGCCGCCGGCCTGACGCATTCCCCTTTAGAATCGCGTCTAGAATCCGCTCCGGGCGATGCGCTGAAGCCATCGCCCTGCTATAGCGGCAACGCCTCATCTACTCGACAGTCGACCCAGACGGAGGAAGCAGCGTGCCGGCGTATTCCCTTTCCACCCATCGCGCATCGACCACACCCTGGCGGCACAGCGCCGCCGTAGCCGTCCGCGCAGCCCTGCTATGCATCGCCGCGACGCTGCTCGGCGCGTGCGCGACACGCCCGCCCGCCACCTCGATGAATCGCGAGGTCACGCACGCACTGCCCGCCGATACCCCAACACCCCTGCTTGACGCGCTCGCCGCACCGGAGCGCGCGCATCCGGGCGAATCGGGCTTTCGCGTGCTGTCCAACGGCTCCGAAGCGCTGCAGATGCGTATCGCCCTCGCCCGCGCCGCGACGAAAACGCTCGACATGCAGTACTACATCGCGAACGAAGACACGACCGGCAAGTTACTGCTCGGCGCAGCGCTCTATGCGGCGGACCGCGGCGTGCGCGTGCGGATGCTGGTCGACGACCTGAACTTCGACGATATCGATAGCGTGATGGCCGCGCTGAACTCGCACGACAACATCGAGATCCGCGTGTTCAATCCGTTCGGTACCACGCACCGGGGCGTGTTCGAACGCACGACGAATCTCTTCACGAAGATCGACGGCTTTACGCGCCGCATGCACAACAAGGCGATGATCGCGGACAACCAGGTGTCGATTGTGGGCGGGCGCAATCTCGGCGACGAGTATTTCAGCGCGAGTACGACGCTGCAATTCCGCGATCTCGATGTGCTCGCGGCCGGTCCGATCACGCACGACGTCTCGGCGAGCTTCGACGAATTCTGGCAAAGCAGCAGTTCGTACCCGCTGCGCGCGTTGAATCATCAGAAGTTCGATCCGAAGGAACTCAATGCGATGCGCGACGAACTGCGCGCGCACTGGCGC encodes the following:
- a CDS encoding phospholipase D family protein; the encoded protein is MPAYSLSTHRASTTPWRHSAAVAVRAALLCIAATLLGACATRPPATSMNREVTHALPADTPTPLLDALAAPERAHPGESGFRVLSNGSEALQMRIALARAATKTLDMQYYIANEDTTGKLLLGAALYAADRGVRVRMLVDDLNFDDIDSVMAALNSHDNIEIRVFNPFGTTHRGVFERTTNLFTKIDGFTRRMHNKAMIADNQVSIVGGRNLGDEYFSASTTLQFRDLDVLAAGPITHDVSASFDEFWQSSSSYPLRALNHQKFDPKELNAMRDELRAHWRENADPYNAKPLNATPLAAQIANNELGLTWAPAEFKADTPDKIVKPTDDYVSPPMQRLIELTHDAQKEFLVISPYFVPHDAGVKGLGVLTQRGVRVAVLTNSMAATDAIAVQAGYSPYRVPLLKEGVELYEFRPIQNQPRPGIAGSQSRASLHAKTYVIDRKILVIGSMNLDPRSAHLNTELALVIHSEALAGEVATLFDRATQPEISYRVTLATPAERARLKNDSVTTSPLIWTDVENGQQHTYNLDPHAGFYRNLLTGICLLLPIDNEL